One window of the Cryptomeria japonica chromosome 7, Sugi_1.0, whole genome shotgun sequence genome contains the following:
- the LOC131048287 gene encoding putative UPF0481 protein At3g02645, with product MAIRSSSAIRVGYDLTINEEDITDVFSSRIFRVPKPLRDSSDRLYSPHLVSIGPFHYGKEELKEMEKSKSEAVRRMQKRIEREDRPISIGTIVEKSMVYKDRQIREFYGEHIPYTPIQLAWMVTRDACFLYEFLVNYAKMYSSGKSLYKEEVTEFSWRYDSVFDVTYQNPTRERIMDDILLFENQLPLWVLQHILQVQLGSSDAADQKLDALMELLLKSATRHKVFMWYTPYSYNMCSHVLEVVYHGMAGEDITSYSSTEAPELPASPRNRIQIYFENGFDLIKAICERWGNPSSDSSHGIEVKLDLLKLPSAVELTQQGVKIHPVLVEAATKWASGYPAIQWIRFDEETSTLYLPQLRVTPQSDLVLKSIIAMEVSTIDRYHPRPMTQFGIFMDELIDSEEDVAVLRKADVIRSFLGSNQQVADLFNSVVQGITPIQGCKVIDDVRRGLHRYTRRKYKILWSEFVSAYFSKPWLVAGSIAAMAQVLREFVGGYFSLQWLLVVFMAVLVLFLLTMQ from the coding sequence ATGGCCATTAGGAGCAGCTCTGCAATTCGAGTGGGGTATGACCTCACGATAAATGAAGAGGATATAACCGATGTATTCTCTTCTCGAATCTTCCGCGTTCCAAAGCCACTGCGAGACTCCAGCGACCGATTATACAGTCCACATCTTGTTTCCATCGGCCCTTTTCATTATGGGAAGGAGGAGCTGAAAGAAATGGAGAAATCCAAATCTGAGGCAGTTCGGAGGATGCAAAAGAGAATCGAGAGGGAAGATAGACCCATTTCTATTGGGACAATTGTAGAAAAAAGCATGGTGTACAAGGACAGGCAGATTAGGGAGTTCTATGGTGAACACATTCCCTATACTCCGATACAATTAGCCTGGATGGTCACCAGAGATGCCTGTTTTCTTTATGAATTTCTTGTTAATTATGCAAAAATGTATTCCAGTGGTAAGAGTCTTTATAAAGAGGAAGTGACTGAATTTTCGTGGAGGTATGATTCAGTTTTTGATGTGACATATCAGAATCCGACAAGAGAAAGAATCATGGATGATATACTTTTATTTGAAAATCAACTCCCTCTTTGGGTTTTGCAGCATATCCTTCAAGTTCAATTGGGTTCTAGCGATGCAGCCGACCAGAAGTTAGACGCCTTAATGGAATTGTTGCTGAAATCTGCGACACGACATAAAGTTTTTATGTGGTATACTCCATATTCATACAACATGTGTTCTCATGTCCTGGAAGTAGTCTACCACGGCATGGCTGGCGAGGATATTACTTCTTATAGTAGTACAGAAGCCCCAGAATTGCCGGCTTCACCTCGCAATCGCATACAAATCTACTTTGAGAATGGTTTTGATTTAATCAAAGCCATTTGTGAACGTTGGGGTAATCCCTCCTCAGATTCAAGCCATGGCATAGAAGTGAAGCTGGACCTTCTGAAACTGCCATCAGCAGTAGAACTCACACAACAGGGAGTAAAGATCCATCCAGTGTTGGTAGAAGCAGCAACAAAATGGGCATCAGGCTATCCAGCCATTCAGTGGATAAGATTTGATGAGGAAACATCAACGCTTTACTTACCACAATTGAGGGTAACCCCACAATCAGATTTAGTGCTAAAAAGCATTATTGCAATGGAAGTGAGCACAATAGACAGGTACCATCCAAGACCCATGACTCAGTTTGGTATATTTATGGATGAGCTGATTGATAGCGAGGAGGACGTTGCGGTGCTAAGGAAGGCAGATGTGATTAGAAGCTTCCTTGGAAGCAATCAACAAGTGGCGGATCTATTCAACTCTGTAGTTCAAGGGATTACCCCTATTCAGGGCTGCAAAGTAATCGATGATGTGAGAAGGGGATTGCATAGGTATACAAGAAGAAAGTATAAGATCCTGTGGAGTGAGTTCGTAAGTGCTTATTTCTCAAAGCCCTGGTTGGTTGCTGGATCCATAGCTGCCATGGCACAAGTGCTTAGGGAGTTCGTTGGTGGTTATTTTTCACTGCAATGGCTTCTTGTGGTTTTCATGGCTGTCTTAGTGTTATTTCTCCTCACAATGCAATAA